The Odontesthes bonariensis isolate fOdoBon6 chromosome 19, fOdoBon6.hap1, whole genome shotgun sequence genome includes the window CCCTCATGCCATCATGCACTTACTCGGATCAGACATCAAACAGACTTTCTGTTgaaaaggatttttttattaACTAGAACTGAGAAGAGATCAATCAGGAgtaaagaaacataaaacacatcTTCAGTGATATAGTTAGCATCATTAAGGAACACAGGTGATAATGATCGATGCTGTTAAGGAACATGGAAAGATAGGTCTGCAACATTTGTAGCTTCTGAGAATCTTACTTTAAAATTTAAAGGGAAAGAGAACCGTTGTGAGCAGCTGGTGCGTATTTATCTTCTGTGCCATATGGGTATGGAGGTTTGTCTGGGAGCCACACCATCGCTGCAGGGGATGAAGTAGGAGCTCGTCCTCAGGCACACGAAGCAGAACTCCACCTGGCAGCGAGGACAGATGATGTTCTTGCAGCCCGTCTTGTCGTGCTCCACCTTGTAACCGCAGGTGGGACAGGCCCGGATAGAGGGACAGTCGGAGACCCCCTGCACCTGAGTGAGGGCGCTGGTCTTGCAGGTCCTGAGGAGTTCAAGGTCTTGGTTGACGCAGCCATCGTTGTCGCAGCGATCAGAGCGTGGAGCCGTACCTTTCCACGGATTCAAACACTGCCAGCAGAACTGGTACAGTTTCTTCTTGTCTGCCGTGCACACCGTGCACTGAACACTGAGGTTAGTCAGGTCCTCTCTTTCAACGTGAGATTTGCAACCAGGACACTATcacaaaacaagcaaacaaacaaaacaaagttaagcccggggcggtcggtggcgtagtgggttgagcaggcgccccatgtacagaggctacagtcctcgctgcagctggccccggttcgagtcccacatcggacggccctttgctgcatgtcattccccctctctctgcccctgcttcctgtctctcttcaaatATCCTgcccattaaaggcataaaaatccccaaaaaagaataataataaaaaagaaaagttaattcTCCAGGAAATCTGCTCCTTTCTATttgattttttctttatttgataAGATTCTAACAGTACTGCAGTAAATGCAGCACGGGTGCAGGACCTGGTGCCAGTTTTCCAGCGCTAAATGACTGCACTTACCTTTTTACTCTCATCCAGGACTGTTTGTTCACAGTTTGTGTCACAGTGATAAAACAGCTGCCATATAAGGTGGCAGCCTGATCATCGGGATTAATAGAAGGACGAAAACAGCCATCAAACCAATGATTAATGCGGGACACTTACGGTTTTAAAGTCACAGTACTCAGTGGCAGCCAGGCGGGCGATTTTCTGTTCAAAGTCATGCATTTCTTCAGCTGTCAGCACCGCCAGCCGACGCACCTCTGCATAAGACCACACAGCTCCACACAGTTGCACGGTGCCTTCCTTTAAAGCGGGGCACTTGAATTTGTATCGGCCCTGAAAATTTAAGATGACATTGCCATTATATTGCCAGTTAAAGATAGAATGGAACTGGTTGGGGATACTGAGCACCTGTTACAGGTAGATAACAGTGAAACTGAATCAAAACAGGTCCCATAAAGCTGAGGGGCCTTTTTGCTTTGTGATATGAtacatatctatatctatatagctATAATACATGCCCACCTTAAAACGACCGAATGAAAATCTTTTAACTTTGTTGTTCACAGTAAGAGGAATTTGACAGAAAGataaactgatttatttatcgAGTGCCATTAAAATAATTGATGCCCTCAGAGCAGAAGAATGCTGTGAAAATCTAGAAAAGCATTTCTGGGTGGCAGTTAACAGGGACAGTGGATGCCAGTTTGAGGGCTAGAAAACCAAGATAACTCTCAAATTTCTAGAAATTAAAGGCCTCCATTGATCGTAAAAACACCCTCAGGaagacgacgctgaagttggcctccgattcgcaaattaaagggatgggcataaagggccatttcactgcattttgatcgacagaaacaaggtcctgtatggacactagttacactgctcaaatctggatggaattattctaaagacggtacagagtctttaaaacacattgtatgttggtgcactatgagggtgggcaaaccgttaatataatagatccatggggcaaacgggtttacctttggacTATGTGGGGGgaatgaaatcatcttgctgtaaaagtgggggtgtcgaaacaccacCATCCCCCACAGGTGCGACACCCATGGTCCCCAGGAATGACTGCGAGATGGATGGTTGTTTGCGTCTGtgaggccctgtgatggacaggcgacctgttcagggtgtacactgcctctcacccagactcccatccatccattttctcacTTAATTCAATCCAGGGTTGACTGTCACATCACACATATATACTTTTATATGTGTGTCATTGTTAACtcatttttgttaaataattaaactgTATACCCTTCTTAAACATTTTATCATTACATTTTCATAATTATTGCACTAAAATACTGGGTCATGAAAGAACATCTGTTCATTAGATGACAtaatattcagtttatttagTGCATCATACAATCAAGTGATTTAACAGTAATTGACACTTTAATTCCAGGGAACTGGAAAACTTTTCATGTTCAGACAGTGTTTTATTCTGTGTTAGCATTAATTTTACCAGTATGCTAACCACTGTTTTCTTAGCTGACCCATTGAATGGgcctttttctttgtgtgtttgagaCATTTGGCTGTCCTTAAGGGGTGGATTACCATTGAATTACCATTATTTATGGTGCTAGTTTAGTCTGTTATTTCTTTCCCCACCACAGCCTCCATAGTAATGCTGGACAGTCtccctttgtttgtttttgtgtggtcCTCCACGTCTTTGTTGGTCTGCTAAGCATATTTAAATGGAAATATTGTTCCCCTCCTTTTTGTGATAACCAGGATTCAGACCGCCAATTTAACcttttaatgcatttaatttcaTTGTAAATAAAATCTATCTTGTCGGTCACAACAGACTAAATGTAAAATGGATGGCGCATAAATGTGGCCAAGTCACAAAAgtcaaaaagaggaaaaatgcaAAGACTCATTATCGTCTGAGTTTCTGTGTTTGACTTCGTCTTTTGGTTTCTTGGTTTTCTATTTTTCATCTGTCGTCTTCCtgcgttttattttgtagtatttatcctCAGGTGTATTCTGTTGCTTCCTAACCAGGCCTGGTCCTCAGTTACTGGTTGCCACACCTGATCCATGTTTGTTCTCACCCCCCTCGGTATGTATCCCCCAGGTTTTCCTTTGTTTAGTGACAGGCTTTCTACTCCTCCCTCTAAATAATTTCCTTGTTCTTTTGAAAGTTAGTGAGTTTGTCTTCCTGTCTTCTGTTTGttagtttgatttattttatgcCTGCCTTGGCTATGCCGTTACTAGTTATCAGTAAAGCCTTTGTCTTTCGTCAtcttcacctgtcctcacctcctcagtcctgcatttgggtccaaaACCTCCAGTTCCTCTAAGATCCTTAACACTCATGAAGGTGATGAGAGAACAGGAAACATTGAATATCTAACTTACATCGTTGCTTGATTGCTTAAAGACAGACGCAGCAAAAGTTAGAAAGAAGATGGACATCTACAGTGCTACAACATAGTCGTACATAAAACATTATGGAGCCTCTCAATAGGCATTGTGTGAAAGAACAAAAACTGCCTTTAAgtaatttgatcattttaggttACAAGTGAGCAACTGTATTTTATACTTGAGATACAGAACTGTATTAATAGCAATTTTAATCTTAACAAAAGGGGTAAGAAGTCACAAGAACCATGAGTTGAAAATATCTTATCATCCTTTtagttatatatatgtataaatgagCTAAGtgtccatccattttcacaAGCATCCCTGGCAAAGTGACCTTAAACACCAAAAACCCACCTGATCCATGTACAACAATGAAAAAGTGATTCAGCCAAATGAAAAGAACCCTCCATAGTTCTTTGAACACAATTGTTATACAAAGTTAGAATTAATTGTATCCGAACACACTTCAACATGGGGAGCCAGGGATCGAACAACCAatcctctgattggtcagaccACCGtccctcctgagctacagcttcAACCCCCCAAATTCCATTTATGAAGTCATCTGAAACCTATTTTACCACAGAAACTTTAACTGAAAGGAAAAGTGCTTAATTAACTTGTTGCAGTTTATTATttactgaatgaaaaagaaaagattaaacATGGGAACAAATAAAGATGCAGGTGGATAAATTCTTccaaaacaagttttttttcctaCCACAATGAGATTATAGAAGGTTATGATGGTGTGACCATCTTACCTGAGCAGAGCTAAAGACTGAAGGAACTCGCTATACTGAGCAGGTGTCAAGTGTTGTCCAATAAATTATTTCATGTCCATGAGATGGATTTTCCATTCACTTTGACTTATAATAATTCCTTAAAGTGCTGCAAAAAAGGGACATTTGACAATTTAAAGTGTGATTAAACTTAGCTGTTATCAACTTGAGAAACAGGAAGCAATAACAAATACTTGCTTGTTCATATTCTTTTCCAAATGTCTGATCATCAAGCTGTAATCTTCAACAAAAGCATCAACATTAAATATAGTGTGATAGAAAATGAATAGATGCATTGTCTGAATAGATGGGAaagtttttaatttgttttttttatgagcgTGTTCATGACCTTCAGTTATTGTCTCAACTCAGCAAAGAACTCTGTGTGAGCACAACCCTCACGATCAACATCAGATTAATGCTTGATATCGAACCTGTATATTCTTCTGAATGTTTATCTGATGTTGCTTATACTTTCCTCTAAAATGAACAGGAATAGCTGCGGCTGCAGATTCAACAGATATCCAATCGTGTCTAAGTCCATGGCAGACCtgctgtttttttaattgaGTCGCACTTTTCCTCACATAAATGGGGCTAAATCTCTACAAATAACattaaatacgttcatctaAGTAGATGAGCAAACATGGCGTCTAAATGCCTGTTCAAAAGAACAACTTAAAAGAAACATGGTGACTGAATTACAGTTTTTGTGGATGCAAAAGTCCCACCACAACTACGCCAAATAACTTCACAAAGGTATCAAATTATTGCACAAACTTGTAGCTCCCGGTGCAAAGTACAGGCTTAATGATCCTCGCTGCAGGAGACAGCTGGTTCCTGATTGGCTACTCAGCTCCTGCAGCTGTTCAGGGTCAGAACTTTTAACAGTGACACAATGATAAACATATGACAGAGTACAGAACAAGTTCAAGCATTGCACTATTGTTCCTCTGTTTTATGACACGTTTTTCTATTTCAATACAGTTCCAATCTGTTACTCAAATGTGTGTGTTGACTCAAGCAGGTAAACATTAAGGGGAAACTTGAATACAACATATAAACATCTTTTAAACAAAGGTAGATTTGGTGGCCACACACATGTGAAATGTAAATATTAAGTGTCTCAGAATTGCTTTTATGCTAAATGTATGTTAATGtgtagcctacacacacacatatatatatatatatatgttcgtATATAtatttactagggctgggcaacgattaaaatttttaatctaattaatcacatgatttccctgattaatcgcatttgtacgcaaaatccaaaaatgaattcaaaagtagtgtatagcttttagcaattagttttattttaaatgtgctgccatatgaatgaaagtgccataacatttgttgtgcaaacacacttttaacatcagcatctttctgtagtttttatgtagaagcctcgctccactgtctgtttccttgaatgacttgctgctatcagttgtgtgttttgcctttaagtgatattttagactggaactactacgctgagaagacaattcaacttggcagtgtttacagatgactttggttctgtcgactccgccgtctggaagaactttaaaatgaaaatggccgagtaaaagttccgtacccttctccatgtttggtggatccgccgattactttcttttccggttccgcagcagacagcaacagacttttacaaaataaaagcctgtgagcaacagacttttacaataataaaataaataataaaacctgcgttaatgcgtgataaaatatttgtcggtgttaaataactaacgagttaactcgcacagccctaatatttacatatacacATTCTGcactcatattcaaatataTTCTTGGTACATCATTTTGTTGGGCTTACTTCCAGCCTCTTTCTCTATGGAGCTAAATCAGTTTCaatattcacaaatgcgcaggataagattcacaaatgtatttctgatgcacacacaaatataacttGATTTACAAGCTGCTTCTGGTCTGTGGACTttgctgcatttgtgtgtgaatTTTGAGACTCCCCTGACTTGCTTCAACccacaaatgtctttttttttttaacacggaATGATCTGCAACCAATCAGATATCTGCCTTGTTTCAGCCAATCATAAGAACGCACCCAACGTGTGAGACCATTTACTCATAAGCCAATCACATTAAGCCATTCAAACTGCGCTATATGATGTAGCCTGCATGCCTTTTGCTGCGCATTTTTCCTCTGCTTGTGTTGTGCGGGAATGAAAAACATCTCATTTAACACGTTTGGCTACTTAATCCCCTTGTTATGAGAAGTTATTTAGTTATTAATCTTAATCGCCTTAATTGTGCAACGATCAATACAAGCTGGAATCTTTAtatgcatttgtgaatcttgaaTCTGATTTAGCTCCATACTTTCTCTTCTTATACACATCTGTTGTGATATAAACAGAAGCGACTTTGTAACGCCAGTCTCACTCACACCAACCCAAAATTAAGCACAAACTGTGTTTGCACAGTCAACAGGAGGCCGCTGATGACTACTTACACTGGTTACGGTGACAGCAGAATCATTTAGAGCGGAGTTACTGAATATTTCCATAACTGGGTGTTGCACTTTGTAGACGGTCCCTTGCCACTTCCCTCTGCGCGTGGAGTCTCGTGTTATTTATCATACTCGAAGAACATATTATTTACATTAAAGTGTGCATCTATTATTCAGCTCGTCGTTGTTTGAGAGAGGTGTGATTTGTTCTATGAGGAAGCTTAATTTTAGAGGTATTGATTCGAAAACTGAGAATAAGTGAATATCTGTCCAACTTTACTGAACCGAAGTGAAGTTGGCGAGACGAGGAAGAGGGAGGAGAAAATAGAAACGCGCATATTAAGTTCAGTTGCATAGTTCCATCTGCTCGACAAGAACAGCGCGGGGGAGAAACctggaaagaagagaaaatggtTGTCCAGGTCAAGGTGATTGGATTTGAGGGGGAAACGATGAGAATCGATCTGTGCAACAGCGAAGAGGAGTTGCAGACCATGACTGTGCtgcagctgaagaagaagatAGTTGAATGTTTCGATGATCCTGAAGGTAAAATCTCTGAGTTTGTACACTGACGTGGTTAAAATAAACACTACAGAGTAGTTTTCAGTCAAATTTTATTGTGGCTGTACACcagttcagtttattttctttagtaCAGCCGTTTAGAAGCTGTGATCGGTTTTGAAACGGTTGCTATGccaaaaatgaaatgaatgccAGAAATGACTGCAGCGCGCGCACCGCCTTCTTTTTCGCGCAGTCTCTGAGATTAAATAAAGAGTTGTCCTTGAATTTATGTTCAAATTTGTGGATTATCTACTGCTCACTGATATAGATCGTTATAAATGTATATGACGCTTAAGTTGCCTTCAATTAAtgggatgggcataaagggctaGTTCACTGCATGCTGATCACATAAGTTTAGACCCTGTATTAAAATTACAATCGTTAGAAAGCTCAAATCTGAACATAATCATTCTAAAAAGGGTATACATTCAATAATACCttatttgggatttgtgaaaactgaaataagggccatttcactgcttccTTTTACCAAATGTATGTGATCAGCATGcgaaaaatgcagtgaaatggcccttaatGTCCATCCCTTTAATTCGTGATTCAGAAGCTGTGAATCGGAAGACAACTTCAGAGTCCTATAAATGAAGCCACTTTAATCAGATAGTTTTCCATTTACCAAAGCGAGACAACTGCTCCCAGCTTTTGGCTTTACGAATgtttttgccataaaattgcTCGATTTAATTCAAGAGAGTTATATTGTACAGATTGCTAAAGGCCAACTGGTTATTTCCATCCAccaaaataatctttaaactaaacTTATAGTTGTTTTATGCCAGCAAAAATGTGATTGCAGCATTTCCTTGTTGTCTTTTCCTTTTTGAAATAAACATTGGGTTCACATATGACCCTGCACATAGAAACTGATACTTCTCAGGAAGGAAAgtatctattattattattattattattattattattattattattattattattattattattattatcattgaaTTTGTAGAAAAAGTCTCAAACACCAAAGCTTGGGGCAGAAGGCACGTCTTGGTGAAGTGGAAAGCTCTATTATAAGAACTGACATCACAATATTGAAATGGCTTCATTTATAATGATGTGTGAACAGTTGATAATTGACAAACATTACCATAAATTCAAAGGATACCCTTTATTTAATAAGTTATGAACACACCCTCCATGTTATTTTCACTGTACTCTCTACACACAAACTGGCAGAAGGCAAAACAAACATGGAGCCAAAATGCTGAGAGGAAAAGCCCTAATCCACAGAAACTGAGTGAAACGAGCTTTAACAGGCAGCATGCACTCCCTCATGTTTCATTGATCACTTTCTGACAGATCATCACTTTTTGGCACAGCATTGGTATGTAGGCCTGTCATCAATAGTGAGATTAAAAGATATTCACTCTACTCattttttcagtatttttctttaaacttcTTCATAACTAGTGGATTTTTACTTGTTTTCCTTCTGCTTGGATTGTTTTTGCAGCATTCTTAAAAGAAACTGGAGACATCgacagtgcagggaaactatttatgatattttctttttttataaaacaaagaaatggaGATTTAAATAGTTTCACTTGAGGCCAAGTACACAATTCGAAACCAATCGCATCTGAATTCTTGACGAATGAAAGAAAACTATAAAACTTTAGATAATTAAAATGTAGATGCAAGACATACAAATGTCCAAATCTGATTCGTCACAATGGTTGAAATGTTATTTGTTCAGCTAAGGGATTAGTTTAGTCAGTTTTATTAATGTGTAGTTCCCGTGTCAGCAACCTTTCATTAACGAATTATTGAAAGTGAAGTACATGAATTCATAATGATCTTTTTTACTTTAATGGTCATCTGAAGAAGCCAAACTTTATGTGACTCTAAGTTTGGGAAGTAGCAGGTCGAACTACTTCTAACACTTTTTTAGAGTTCTAGATGATAGATAGTTATATAATTatctttatcattattattatttgattaCCCTGGATAAATGCTCAGCCTTGGATGGCTGTCAGAAACTGGTTTTAAAGGCCAACTTCCACTAAAAACAGGTTTTACTCGCTCCTTCTGAAAAAGGGAGGCTCACCCCTAGTTACATACACATACTAGGCTTCCAAGTGTTGCGTCACCTCCACAGGCTGTTTTCCCGAatttacagaaacaatgcagagCCACGAGCGAATCAGAAAAGCCTGTACATTCTACGTAGAACTGAAAAAAAGGCGTTGCCCACTTGGGATTATGCCCGCCCTCCTCGGACGGGCCCTATAACTAGgcagaaacctgtagtctgtcattcctcctcatcgagcctctcactaccacctttccataaactacatttgacactgagcatatacagaatgttattttcaggagttgctaaaaaaaaacaagcaaataactagTTTAACCtttccttggctaacctaatACTAACGCTGCACACGGAGACTTCACAGCCACCATGGCAAATTACATAGACCGGGGAACGTGTTTGAACAAGGGGGGGCCACAATTGCAAGAGGGGGTCACCAAAATTTTAGGTCGGGCATTATGCATAGCCGAGGCTCTGCACAGTATACACAGACACGCACGTCAGCCAGCACGGAACAGCGCAGAATAAAATGCACAGAAAGGTACCTCGTTGGTCGGTGGTAACGCAACTGAAGCTGCTTGCTTGTACCAGTACTAAAGCACCACTACTCCGAAATCACGCTGGTCGAAGCGCTTATCGTTGTGAAAAACCTGTCCCTTGCACCTTCCTGGTTCTTTTTAGCACATCGGAATTGCTTGGTTGATGAGGCGTTGTAAGATCCCTGCTAGCCTCACTTGAACAGTGCCCATTGCTAGCCTCAGCGAGCTTTGGTTCGGTTAGCGTAGTAGTTGAAGAACATTcgtcactagcccctttcacactgagacctgctaccatcgcgggtccaaattgccacttcgaccgcgtcgagcaatgtgaaagcttggcgtgttaggtgacctGTGTAACTTGATGTTAAACAGAGTGAAATTAGTCCTCAcatgtcgctgttgttctgaatcagctgtgcaTTCTGTCCTCACGTTACGTCACGCCactccgacccgcgtcaattgctgtCACATCAAACTCAGCTCGGCAAAAAGCTTTCCCATCAGATGATGCTGTGCTTTTTACTTGTTTTGCTTTTAAATATTCAAAAATAGGTTTGTGCCTTTTCATTTTGGTTGTATATTCCAGCCACGAACAATCGCGCAATTTTCAGTGCTGCGCGGTATAGGCTCTCGGATACACAC containing:
- the LOC142368667 gene encoding E3 ubiquitin-protein ligase RNF19B-like, with translation MSVKDLRGTGGFGPKCRTEEGRYKFKCPALKEGTVQLCGAVWSYAEVRRLAVLTAEEMHDFEQKIARLAATEYCDFKTCPGCKSHVEREDLTNLSVQCTVCTADKKKLYQFCWQCLNPWKGTAPRSDRCDNDGCVNQDLELLRTCKTSALTQVQGVSDCPSIRACPTCGYKVEHDKTGCKNIICPRCQVEFCFVCLRTSSYFIPCSDGVAPRQTSIPIWHRR